A single Denticeps clupeoides chromosome 7, fDenClu1.1, whole genome shotgun sequence DNA region contains:
- the LOC114794967 gene encoding transmembrane protein 238, with protein MANRRLLHPRPAPPLLCAPQAQVAQVLTCVGLHLRPARRPARGFSLGVFSTTVLHRYKVSRACAMEPAFRGLGRCSCAFWLAVAFDLLGLVILLLGVFLDIFFYDFLIYAGAIIIFLSLIWWVFWYTGNIEVPPADLEDDVGLLKKKNRGVAGVVRRLSSRLSSGIRSSVRRDGGPRGRAGPGRTGPRVPVTIPMARHENVNTVSAAVQGGSETPAI; from the coding sequence ATGGCTAACCGACGTTTACTGCATCCCCGCCCAGCGCCGCCACTCCTTTGTGCTCCCCAGGCGCAGGTAGCCCAGGTGCTCACCTGTGTGGGGCTTCACCTGCGCCCCGCACGGCGCCCTGCTCGGGGATTCTCGCTCGGGGTCTTTAGCACGACCGTCCTTCACCGGTATAAAGTAAGCCGGGCGTGCGCCATGGAGCCCGCGTTCCGGGGACTTGGGCGGTGCTCCTGCGCCTTCTGGCTGGCTGTTGCCTTCGACCTGCTCGGCCTCGTCATCCTCCTGCTGGGGGTGTTCCTCGACATTTTCTTCTACGACTTTCTCATCTATGCCGGGgccatcatcatcttcctcagcCTCATCTGGTGGGTGTTCTGGTACACGGGCAACATCGAAGTGCCCCCggcggacctggaggacgacGTCGGcttgctgaagaagaagaaccgcGGGGTCGCCGGCGTGGTGCGCAGGCTGTCCAGCCGCCTCTCGAGCGGGATCAGGAGCTCCGTCAGGCGGGACGGGGGACCGCGGGGCCGGGCGGGCCCGGGCAGGACGGGTCCCCGGGTGCCGGTGACGATCCCCATGGCTCGCCATGAGAACGTGAACACCGTGTCCGCCGCCGTGCAGGGCGGCTCGGAAACGCCGGCCATCTGA
- the rrn3 gene encoding RNA polymerase I-specific transcription initiation factor RRN3: MEVDGREFLSTPPMKTVRFGDSVANTLAKFKKGDTRDYELLKHQLSEPDIKDGQIINWLQEFRGCVTQLSKDHEQLIYVVLRLPWLGRSQAVVDEYLSFLSSLVSAQTVYLRTCLRMAVSHFTPGRIQIQEGDVNISDSDDDDENLPRNFDRCHQALQIIARYVPSTSRFLMPILSENFPFVQKSSRSLECYVHNLLRVTLYIPSLRREILELIVSKMLALDVSAPRAEIEEVEENAAIHQEASGAPQDDCLFNMDEDEDTEVNTSTAECVMAHPVAERLDMLMAVLLTYIKDMCYVNGSLELERTKALYRDLMYVFDKLVLPTHASSHVQYSVFYLCSIRLGLAEAFLDHLWKLLQGPSQPPVVRQAAAGYIGSFLARAKFLPVATVKACLDLLVPWLHLYINSQDSGTRAFCDITLHGPFYATCQAVFYTIIFRHKAILEGNLRKGLAYLQGFNLERIVMCQLNPLKVCLPAITNMFAAITRKYQLVFCYTIIERNNRSMLRVVRSSLGGDLVSMNTNPLDSFFPFDPYLLKRSGRMIVPLYQVWEEPSDCGVDTLKKEIKKGSVEDEDDFLHGETPHMDTEMGVTPGSFESHLRSPSSVGSPPIAFLQRPF; this comes from the exons ATGGAGGTGGACGGCAGGGAATTTCTCAGCACCCCTCCCATGAAGACGGTGCGTTTCGGCGACAGCGTGGCCAACACGTTAGCCAAGTTTAAAAAG GGCGACACACGCGACTACGAGCTACTGAAGCACCAACTGTCGGAGCCAGACATCAAG GATGGACAGATAATAAACTGGCTCCAGGAGTTCCGGGGTTGTGTCACACAACTCAGCAAAGACCATGAGCAGCTGATCTACGTTGTGCTG AGGTTGCCCTGGCTTGGGAGGAGCCAGGCGGTGGTGGACGAGTACCTGTCCTTCCTCAGCAGCCTGGTGTCTGCGCAGACGGTTTACCTGAGGACATGCCTCAGAATGGCGGTCTCCCATTTTACCCCTG GGAGGATACAGATACAGGAAGGAGATGTGAATATTTCAGATtcggatgatgatgatgaaa atctTCCCAGGAATTTTGACCGTTGTCATCAGGCCTTACAGATTATTGCCAGATATGTCCCATC GACTAGTAGATTCTTAATGCCAATTCTGAGTGAGAACTTTCCTTTTGTGCAAAAGTCATCAAGGAGCCTA GAGTGTTATGTGCACAACCTTCTGCGGGTTACCCTGTACATCCCAAGCCTGAGACGAGAGATCCTGGAGCTAATTGTTAGCAAGATGCTGGCGCTAGAT GTGAGTGCACCACGTGCTGAGAttgaggaggtggaggaaaatGCCGCCATCCaccaggaagccagtggagcaCCACAAGACGACTGCCTCTTCAACATG gatgaggatgaggacaCCGAGGTCAACACCAGCACAGCTGAGTGTGTCATGGCCCACCCCGTTGCAGAGAGACTGGACATGCTGATGGCTGTACTGCTGACTTATATCAAGGACATGTGCTATGTGAATG GCTCACTGGAGTTGGAGCGGACCAAGGCCCTGTACCGGGACCTGATGTATGTGTTTGATAAGTTGGTATTGCCCACTCATGCCTCCAGCCATGTGCAATACTCTGTCTTTTACCTCTGCAGTATCCGGCTG GGTTTGGCAGAAGCATTTCTGGATCACTTGTGGAAGCTGCTGCAGGGCCCTTCCCAGCCTCCAGTGGTCCGACAGGCTGCTGCTGGATATATAGGCAGCTTCCTGGCACGTGCCAAATTCCTGCCAGTAGC TACTGTGAAGGCCTGCCTGGATCTGCTGGTGCCATGGTTACATCTCTACATCAACAGTCAGGACTCAGGCACACGGGCCTTCTGCGACATAACTCTGCATGGGCCATTTTATGCCACCTGCCAGGCAGTCTTCTACACAATTATCTTCAGACACAAGGCCATCCTGGAGGGAAACCTTCGTAAAG GCTTGGCTTACCTGCAGGGCTTCAACTTGGAGCGGATAGTCATGTGCCAGTTGAACCCACTCAAGGTCTGCCTGCCGGCCATCACCAACATGTTTGCTGCCATCACCAG GAAGTACCAGCTTGTGTTCTGTTACACAATCATCGAACGCAACAACCGCAGCATGCTGCGAGTGGTGAGGAGTTCACTTGGTGGAGACTTGGTATCTATGAACACAAACCCATTGGACAGCTTTTTTCCCTTTGACCCCTACTTGCTGAAGAG ATCAGGAAGGATGATTGTGCCTCTCTATCAGGTGTGGGAGGAGCCTTCTGACTGTGGGGTGGATAccctaaaaaaagaaattaagaaa GGTTCTGTAGAGGATGAAGATGATTTCCTACATGGTGAGACCCCTCACATGGACACAGAGATGGGTGTGACCCCGGGCTCCTTTGAATCTCACCTGCGTAGCCCCAGCAGTGTGGGCTCACCCCCCATTGCCTTTCTCCAGCGCCCTTTCTGA